In Notamacropus eugenii isolate mMacEug1 chromosome 1, mMacEug1.pri_v2, whole genome shotgun sequence, one genomic interval encodes:
- the ZNF395 gene encoding zinc finger protein 395 isoform X2, which yields MASVLSRRLGKRSLLGARVSVPSASGDGLAAAVQPSGSHAELVGVVAPQPFSVYKDNHCQEHSKEILMAPGVPGLQQVVFQPGQKVCVWYGGQECTGVVEQHSWAEDKVTVLLLDQKLQICCKSEEVWLPELKGSVPQLPPSMEQAAPAAAYRTVSRNIDVPKRKSDAVEMDEMMAAMVLTTLSCSPVVQSPPGFECNLAASRAACDPWKESGDVSDSGSSTTSGHWSGGSGISTPSPPHPQASPKYSGEAFGSPKADNGFETDPDPFLMDEPAPRKRKNSVKVMYKCLWPNCGKVLRSIVGIKRHVKTLHLGDSVDSDQWKREEDFYYTEVQMKEEAASVAVATPTTETVPIQNLTNPPLAILPPPLPQAESLVLEHPVLEPYLPTGALSKSAPGSFWHIQADHAYQALPSIQIPVSPHIYTSISWAAATSTIPSLSPVRSRSLSFSEPQQPPPTLKSHLIVTSPPRSQSSTRKARGEAKKCRKVYGIEHRDQWCTACRWKKACQRFLD from the exons ATGGCAAGTGTGTTGTCTCGGCGTCTTGGCAAACGATCCCTTCTGGGAGCCCGAGTGTCTGTCCCCAGTGCCTCTGGAGATGGCTTAGCAGCAGCAGTCCAGCCCTCAGGTTCCCATGCTGAGCTGGTTGGGGTGGTTGCCCCCCAACCCTTCTCTGTCTACAAGGACAACCACTGCCAGGAACATTCTAAGGAGATCCTCATGGCCCCTGGTGTCCCAGGTCTACAGCAGGTGGTGTTTCAGCCAGGGCAGAAG gTCTGTGTGTGGTATGGGGGCCAGGAGTGTACAGGAGTGGTAGAGCAGCACAGCTGGGCAGAAGATAAGGTGACAGTTCTGCTGCTTGATCAGAAATTGCAAATCTGCTGCAAATCAGAGGAGGTGTGGCTGCCGGAGCTGAAGGGTTCTGTGCCTCAACTGCCACCAAGCATGGAACAGGCAGCTCCTGCTGCAGCGTACAGAACTGTTTCCAGGAATATTGATGTCCCCAAGAG GAAATCAGATGCAGTGGAGATGGATGAGATGATGGCTGCTATGGTCCTGACCACATTGTCTTGCAGTCCAGTAGTGCAAAGTCCTCCAGGCTTTGAGTGCAATTTAGCTG CCTCCCGAGCAGCCTGTGACCCGTGGAAGGAGAGTGGAGATGTGTCAGATAGTGGCAGCAGCACCACCAGTGGGCACTGGAGTGGGGGCAGTGGGATCTCTACTCCATCTCCTCCGCACCCTCAAGCAAGCCCCAAGTATTCGGGTGAGGCCTTTGGCTCACCAAAAGCTGACAATGGTTTTGAGACAGACCCTGATCCTTTCCTGATGGATGAGCCAGCCCCACGCAAGAGAAAG AACTCAGTGAAGGTGATGTACAAGTGTCTGTGGCCAAACTGCGGTAAAGTTCTGCGCTCCATTGTGGGTATCAAGAGACATGTCAAGACCCTCCATCTGGG GGACAGTGTGGACTCTGACCAGTGGAAACGGGAAGAGGATTTCTACTACACAGAGGTGCAGATGAAGGAGGAAGCTGCATCTGTGGCGGTTGCTACTCCCACAACTGAGACAGTTCCCATCCAGAATCTGACCAACCCACCCCTTGCCATCCTACCACCGCCCCTGCCCCAGGCAGAGTCGTTAGTTCTGGAGCACCCTGTCTTGGAACCTTACTTGCCCACTGGTGCTCTCAGCAAGTCAGCCCCTGGCTCCTTTTGGCATATTCAGGCTGACCATGCATACCAG gCACTACCATCAATTCAGATTCCAGTATCTCCACACATATATACCAGCATTAGCTGGGCTGCTGCCACTTCTACTATCCCATCCCTTTCTCCG GTCCGGAGCCGGTCACTAAGCTTCAGTGAACCCCAGCAGCCACCACCTACGTTGAAATCCCACCTGATTGTCACATCACCACCGCGATCACAGAGCAGCACCAG GAAAGCCCGTGGAGAAGCCAAGAAGTGCCGTAAGGTATATGGAATTGAGCATCGGGACCAGTGGTGCACAGCCTGTCGGTGGAAAAAGGCCTGTCAGCGATTCCTGGATTGA